The Corynebacterium camporealensis genome contains a region encoding:
- a CDS encoding NAD(P)/FAD-dependent oxidoreductase, whose amino-acid sequence MTNTPYRPSDDRHHVVIIGAGFGGLNAVKQLKGADVDVTLIDKKNHHLFQPMLYQVATGMISSGEIAPSTRQLLRHQDNVNFVNGEVTDVDIKAQTVTAELGEYSRTFAYDSIIVAAGSGQSYFGNDHFAEFAPGMKTLDDALELRSRIVSAFEEAELTDDPEERERLLTFIIVGAGPTGVELTGQIVEMAHRTLADLYNHYSPMAAKIYLLDGAPQVLPPFGKRLGRKAKRALEKQGVIVRLNAMVTDVTEDAVTYKNMKTEENVTIEGATKIWSAGVAASPLGKSIAEQAGVEADRAGRVPVNKDLTVGNYDNVYVIGDMMGLDRLPGLAQVAIQTGGHAAKLIEAKVDEESTADENEAFDYFDKGSMAIISRFKAVVKLGKTEITGFPAWVMWMALHFTYVTGLRSRLAVTVNWLTNLVSRNRGNLEITQQQRHARNIIGKKQGE is encoded by the coding sequence ATGACTAACACCCCGTACCGTCCGAGCGATGATCGCCACCATGTGGTCATTATCGGCGCCGGATTCGGCGGCCTGAATGCTGTTAAGCAGCTCAAGGGCGCTGACGTTGATGTCACCCTGATCGATAAGAAGAACCACCACCTGTTCCAGCCGATGCTGTACCAGGTAGCAACCGGCATGATCTCCTCCGGTGAGATCGCACCGTCTACCCGTCAGCTGCTGCGCCATCAGGACAACGTCAACTTCGTCAACGGCGAAGTCACCGACGTTGATATCAAGGCACAGACCGTGACCGCGGAGCTGGGCGAGTACTCCCGTACCTTCGCTTATGACTCCATCATTGTCGCTGCTGGTTCCGGCCAGTCCTACTTCGGCAACGATCACTTCGCTGAGTTCGCACCGGGCATGAAGACCCTGGATGACGCACTCGAGCTACGCTCCCGCATCGTTTCTGCCTTCGAAGAAGCAGAGCTTACCGATGACCCGGAGGAGCGCGAGCGCCTGCTGACCTTCATCATCGTTGGTGCTGGCCCGACCGGTGTGGAGCTGACCGGCCAGATCGTGGAGATGGCTCACCGCACCCTGGCGGATCTCTACAACCACTACTCCCCGATGGCTGCCAAGATTTACCTGCTGGACGGTGCTCCGCAGGTTCTGCCGCCGTTCGGCAAGCGTCTGGGCCGCAAGGCAAAGCGTGCTCTGGAAAAGCAGGGCGTTATCGTTCGCCTGAACGCTATGGTTACCGACGTCACCGAGGACGCCGTGACCTACAAGAACATGAAGACCGAAGAAAACGTCACCATCGAGGGCGCAACCAAGATCTGGTCCGCTGGTGTGGCTGCTTCCCCGCTGGGCAAGTCCATTGCTGAGCAGGCTGGTGTCGAGGCTGACCGCGCTGGTCGCGTTCCGGTCAACAAGGACCTGACCGTTGGCAACTACGACAACGTCTACGTCATCGGCGACATGATGGGTCTGGACCGCTTGCCGGGTCTGGCACAGGTCGCAATTCAGACCGGTGGCCACGCTGCCAAGCTGATTGAGGCCAAGGTCGACGAGGAGTCGACTGCCGACGAGAACGAGGCATTCGACTACTTCGACAAGGGCTCCATGGCGATCATCTCCCGCTTCAAGGCCGTCGTGAAGCTGGGCAAGACCGAAATCACCGGCTTCCCGGCATGGGTCATGTGGATGGCACTGCACTTCACCTACGTCACCGGCCTGCGCTCCCGCCTGGCTGTGACCGTCAACTGGCTGACCAACCTGGTTTCCCGCAACCGCGGCAACCTGGAAATCACCCAGCAGCAGCGCCACGCACGCAACATCATCGGCAAGAAGCAGGGCGAGTAA
- a CDS encoding SAM-dependent methyltransferase, whose product MARDPYPHLRSVDAEAWPGVARVPEGTLLKAMARRAEANFARACHRAGIELDCEDPDLRIQYDALFLRIADSGWLGLAESYMAGEWSTPDSSRLVQVLQKLIDVGYAPRAKRLKPSASLPGELPVDLVRLYSGDGLSHSGGIFASGVPTTVRESVESYSTGRGEPKTHFVDYTSVSEPGEVTRDDLADAQRRAAGWLLDAAGVNHGTHLLVYPANGLQAAIQATQRRATVDILTSDSEQYSDLEETLVLEGAEDSTHVALVDDPVPGPSQWRGRYDAIISIDKLETTSGSERRAFVGLLDRLLSNGGRAVFQSLVATENLSSAARDATDVLRAYVWPGLDYPTTKDVHSVIDKHSSLRVIAETHFGAHYAASIKQQRSFFDGHLREAAAAGFDQVFRRLWTFQFALREALLNAEMVDAVTFTATHRNRGGRR is encoded by the coding sequence ATGGCGCGCGATCCTTATCCGCATCTGCGATCTGTAGATGCCGAGGCCTGGCCCGGGGTCGCCCGTGTTCCCGAAGGCACGCTGCTCAAAGCCATGGCCCGTCGTGCCGAGGCCAACTTCGCCCGTGCCTGCCACCGCGCCGGCATTGAACTCGACTGCGAGGATCCGGATCTGCGCATCCAATACGATGCGTTGTTCCTACGCATTGCTGATTCTGGCTGGTTGGGACTGGCGGAATCCTATATGGCAGGAGAGTGGTCCACCCCGGATTCTTCCCGCTTGGTCCAGGTGTTGCAGAAGCTTATCGATGTCGGCTACGCCCCGCGTGCCAAGCGGCTTAAGCCGAGTGCTTCCTTGCCGGGTGAGCTTCCTGTCGATCTGGTGCGCCTGTATTCCGGCGATGGGTTAAGCCACAGCGGCGGTATTTTTGCCTCCGGTGTGCCGACGACTGTTCGCGAATCTGTCGAAAGCTATTCCACCGGCCGCGGTGAGCCAAAGACCCACTTCGTCGACTACACCTCAGTCAGTGAACCAGGTGAGGTCACCCGCGATGACTTAGCCGATGCGCAGCGCCGTGCTGCCGGCTGGCTTCTCGATGCCGCCGGCGTCAACCACGGCACACATCTGTTGGTCTACCCAGCTAACGGTTTGCAGGCCGCCATCCAAGCCACCCAGCGGCGTGCGACTGTCGATATCCTCACCAGCGATTCCGAGCAATACTCCGACCTGGAAGAAACCTTGGTGCTGGAAGGCGCGGAGGATTCCACGCACGTCGCACTCGTCGACGATCCTGTTCCCGGACCTTCTCAGTGGCGCGGTCGATACGATGCGATCATCAGCATCGACAAGCTGGAAACAACCTCCGGTTCGGAGCGCCGCGCCTTCGTAGGCCTGCTCGATCGTTTGCTCAGCAACGGTGGGCGAGCGGTATTCCAAAGCTTGGTGGCCACCGAGAACCTAAGCTCCGCTGCCCGCGATGCCACCGATGTCCTGCGCGCCTACGTCTGGCCGGGTCTGGACTATCCGACGACGAAGGATGTGCACTCGGTCATCGATAAGCACTCCAGCCTGCGAGTCATCGCCGAGACCCACTTCGGTGCCCACTACGCAGCATCAATTAAGCAGCAGCGTTCCTTCTTCGACGGGCACCTGCGTGAAGCAGCCGCAGCCGGTTTCGACCAAGTCTTCCGCCGACTGTGGACCTTCCAATTCGCACTGCGCGAAGCACTGCTCAACGCGGAGATGGTGGATGCCGTGACCTTTACCGCCACCCACCGCAACCGCGGCGGTCGCCGTTAA
- a CDS encoding FAD-binding and (Fe-S)-binding domain-containing protein, whose translation MRKLLTPNPQRIQRPEGAVAQSDAVPESRANGSPAELIQDMETIVGADNVHGRLTDLVRWAADAGAYRSVPQIVVSPRSASDLAKIMRYCRENGRHMTFRAAGTSLCGQATSDDILVDVQTHFGGMEIRDEGATLWSRPGTILGDAQAVLGRYNYMLGPDPGSTSVCTIGGVLADNSGGMRCALERDSYHCIKELVFVLPSGTVVDTKHGDAAFQKQEPELHARLIEFRDRLRADTETVEFLRKKFSIRNTNGLRLDAFLDEDEPVQILKRLLIGSEGIFGAIVESEIAAVPLPKVKATTWVELHNLRDAANFVHPIMEAGAEACELLVAPVMRRSADHYDHAPQSWRDIDDDTCALLVEVGGRDEAELDDAIARLKDVLKDAELVRPLEFETSPEGMRGAWQLRNGLYGLLGADRPEGASYITEDVCFPPAEVGPAAADLMDLQAKYGYPESVMGHAAFGNLHFFLTPKLDDEEEKQNYSDFLDELSVLVIDKYAGSLKAEHGTGVNMAPFVEHEWGSHVFELFWEVKDMLDPDGILAPNVKLTRDKQVHMRNFKTFPKVEDTINQCVECGFCEAVCPSRHITLTPRERIAVRREMARQPEGSAVLKQLNKEFQYDGIDMCAADGTCSIPCPISIDTGKVMKQLRAQQVTPQAGKVALQTAEKWKVVEKLARAGVISANKVGHKPAQLGANLARNVFSPDLLPTIPGPLPQAATALPETTREGAAAVYFPACINRIFGRPHGAADDTVDLPHAVVELGRRAGCPVWIPEDVAGTCCGTPWSSKGYQEGYKYQAEKICADLWRWSEEGTLPVIIDAASCTHGLLDGIEEVLSAEDQAKLKSIEILDIVDWIDREVIEHLPIVESLGRIAVHPTCSTEHMGLSAKLVELANYCGDASVPDGAACCGTAGDRAMLHPELLESATREERAGIEAGNYDAFVSDNRTCEMGLEMITGRAYDSIAVLLERASRPVLTP comes from the coding sequence ATGCGTAAGCTTTTGACTCCTAACCCACAGAGAATCCAGCGTCCAGAAGGTGCTGTTGCCCAATCGGATGCTGTGCCAGAAAGCCGTGCGAATGGCTCTCCTGCTGAGCTCATCCAGGATATGGAAACCATTGTCGGTGCGGACAATGTGCATGGTCGCCTTACCGACCTGGTGCGCTGGGCCGCTGATGCAGGTGCCTACCGCTCCGTGCCGCAGATTGTGGTCTCCCCACGAAGCGCTAGTGATCTGGCGAAGATTATGCGCTACTGCCGAGAAAATGGTCGGCACATGACCTTCCGTGCCGCGGGTACGTCCCTGTGTGGTCAGGCGACCTCGGACGATATTTTGGTCGATGTCCAAACCCATTTCGGTGGTATGGAAATCCGCGATGAGGGCGCTACCCTATGGTCGCGTCCAGGCACGATTTTGGGTGATGCGCAGGCAGTATTGGGCCGTTACAACTACATGCTGGGCCCGGATCCAGGATCGACCTCGGTGTGCACCATCGGCGGTGTCCTAGCGGATAACTCCGGCGGTATGCGTTGTGCGCTCGAGCGCGACAGCTACCACTGCATTAAGGAACTGGTTTTCGTCCTGCCTTCGGGCACCGTGGTCGATACTAAGCACGGTGATGCGGCATTCCAGAAGCAAGAACCAGAACTTCACGCACGCTTGATTGAGTTCCGTGACCGTCTGCGTGCAGATACGGAAACGGTGGAGTTCCTGCGTAAGAAGTTCTCCATCCGCAATACCAATGGTCTGCGCTTGGATGCTTTCTTGGATGAAGATGAGCCAGTACAGATCCTCAAGCGCCTGCTCATTGGCTCGGAAGGCATTTTTGGTGCGATTGTCGAGTCGGAGATTGCCGCTGTTCCCCTGCCCAAGGTGAAGGCAACGACCTGGGTGGAGCTGCACAATCTGCGCGATGCGGCGAACTTCGTGCACCCGATTATGGAAGCGGGCGCAGAAGCCTGCGAGTTGCTGGTGGCACCAGTGATGCGTCGTTCGGCAGACCATTACGACCACGCCCCGCAGTCCTGGCGCGATATCGATGACGATACCTGTGCCCTGCTGGTTGAGGTCGGCGGTCGCGATGAAGCAGAGCTTGACGATGCCATTGCTCGCCTCAAGGATGTCCTCAAGGATGCCGAGCTGGTTCGCCCACTCGAGTTTGAGACCTCCCCAGAAGGCATGCGCGGTGCGTGGCAGCTGCGCAATGGCCTGTACGGCCTGCTGGGTGCGGACCGCCCAGAAGGTGCTAGCTACATCACCGAAGATGTCTGCTTCCCTCCTGCTGAAGTCGGTCCTGCCGCCGCAGATCTGATGGACCTGCAGGCCAAGTACGGCTACCCAGAATCCGTGATGGGACACGCTGCTTTCGGTAACCTGCACTTCTTCCTCACCCCGAAGCTGGATGATGAGGAAGAAAAGCAGAACTACTCTGACTTCCTTGATGAGCTAAGCGTGCTGGTCATCGATAAGTATGCCGGCTCGCTCAAGGCCGAGCACGGCACGGGTGTGAACATGGCACCTTTCGTCGAACACGAATGGGGCAGCCACGTCTTCGAGCTGTTCTGGGAAGTCAAGGACATGCTGGATCCGGATGGCATCCTGGCACCGAATGTGAAGCTCACCCGCGATAAGCAGGTGCACATGCGCAACTTCAAGACCTTCCCGAAGGTCGAAGACACCATCAACCAGTGTGTTGAGTGTGGTTTCTGTGAAGCTGTGTGCCCTTCCCGCCACATCACTTTGACCCCGCGTGAACGCATCGCGGTACGCCGTGAGATGGCACGTCAACCGGAAGGTTCTGCTGTGCTCAAGCAGCTGAACAAGGAATTCCAGTACGACGGCATCGACATGTGTGCCGCTGATGGCACCTGCTCTATCCCCTGCCCAATCAGTATTGATACCGGCAAAGTCATGAAGCAGCTGCGTGCCCAGCAGGTCACCCCGCAAGCCGGTAAGGTCGCGCTGCAGACTGCTGAGAAGTGGAAGGTCGTCGAAAAGCTGGCGCGTGCTGGTGTTATCTCCGCCAACAAGGTCGGCCACAAGCCAGCGCAGCTCGGTGCCAACCTGGCTCGTAACGTCTTTAGTCCTGATTTGTTACCGACGATTCCAGGCCCACTGCCGCAGGCTGCCACTGCCCTGCCAGAAACCACTCGGGAGGGCGCAGCAGCGGTCTACTTCCCTGCGTGTATCAACCGCATCTTTGGTCGCCCGCATGGTGCAGCTGATGACACGGTCGACCTGCCGCATGCCGTAGTCGAGTTGGGTCGTCGTGCTGGTTGCCCGGTGTGGATTCCTGAGGACGTCGCTGGTACCTGCTGTGGTACTCCGTGGTCGTCGAAGGGTTATCAGGAAGGCTACAAGTATCAGGCAGAGAAAATCTGTGCTGACCTGTGGCGTTGGTCGGAAGAAGGTACTTTGCCAGTCATTATTGACGCAGCTAGCTGTACCCACGGCCTGCTCGATGGCATCGAAGAGGTGCTTTCTGCTGAGGACCAGGCGAAGCTGAAGTCGATTGAAATCCTCGACATCGTGGATTGGATTGACCGTGAGGTCATCGAGCACCTGCCGATCGTCGAAAGCCTTGGCCGGATTGCCGTGCACCCAACCTGCTCGACTGAGCACATGGGCTTAAGTGCCAAGCTCGTGGAGCTGGCCAACTACTGCGGTGATGCGTCCGTGCCAGACGGTGCTGCCTGCTGTGGTACCGCTGGTGACCGCGCGATGTTGCACCCGGAGCTGCTGGAATCGGCAACGCGTGAAGAGCGCGCAGGCATCGAAGCCGGCAACTACGATGCATTCGTCTCTGACAACCGCACCTGTGAGATGGGCCTGGAGATGATTACCGGGCGTGCGTATGACTCCATTGCGGTGCTGCTGGAGCGCGCATCCCGACCGGTGCTGACGCCTTAA
- a CDS encoding SRPBCC domain-containing protein, with protein sequence MEHSEPVEEFEPTGEVVRGDNGPEIIIVRSFPQSAELVWDYLTGRDDFERWYGRWKRINETTYHLETWDGKDSADAVAVEAEKPKYLHLNVKTESGRESELKVFFEPEADGGCDMEFHHQFHNDEEAIAELGPRWEFLLDRLMLVLAGDDVNSVVLDNYLPHQKEHYQL encoded by the coding sequence ATGGAGCACAGTGAACCAGTTGAGGAATTTGAGCCAACCGGCGAAGTTGTCAGGGGAGATAACGGCCCGGAAATCATCATTGTTCGTTCCTTCCCGCAGTCTGCTGAGTTGGTCTGGGATTACCTCACCGGCCGCGACGACTTTGAGCGGTGGTACGGACGGTGGAAGCGCATCAATGAAACCACGTATCACTTGGAAACCTGGGATGGTAAAGACAGCGCGGATGCGGTCGCCGTGGAAGCAGAGAAGCCAAAATATCTGCACTTAAACGTCAAGACCGAATCCGGCCGTGAATCTGAGCTGAAAGTCTTTTTCGAACCGGAAGCAGATGGCGGCTGCGATATGGAGTTCCATCATCAGTTCCACAACGATGAAGAAGCCATCGCCGAACTCGGCCCACGGTGGGAGTTCCTCTTAGACCGCCTCATGCTCGTGCTGGCAGGCGACGACGTCAACAGCGTCGTACTCGATAACTACCTGCCACACCAAAAAGAGCATTACCAACTCTAG
- a CDS encoding YceI family protein translates to MKSLFYNRKLVVSIFVILIVAATAFAFGPMVYSMFAGSGVKTEPVNADGTDAASTDVNGNWNIVHGPPDNHTSAGFTFDEILPAERTTTSGSTNEVTGMVTVDAETLTDAEVTVNMTELSTDKQVRDQNMKAKLFETDKFPEATFKLTEPADLSAVPDDGTMGTVELTGDLTIKGETNEIVQEFDVLRTGENVVIGGNVPINRLDYGVESPELIAAEIDEHGYVDIRLFLEKN, encoded by the coding sequence GTGAAGAGCCTGTTTTACAACCGCAAGCTTGTGGTGAGCATCTTCGTCATCTTAATCGTGGCCGCCACTGCGTTTGCATTTGGCCCGATGGTGTACTCAATGTTCGCAGGTTCCGGTGTGAAGACCGAACCAGTCAATGCAGATGGCACCGATGCCGCAAGCACCGATGTCAACGGCAACTGGAACATTGTGCATGGCCCGCCGGACAATCACACCTCGGCCGGCTTTACCTTCGATGAAATTCTTCCTGCTGAGCGCACCACAACCTCTGGTTCAACCAATGAGGTCACCGGTATGGTCACCGTGGATGCTGAGACCCTCACGGACGCTGAAGTAACCGTCAACATGACCGAGCTGAGCACCGACAAGCAGGTTCGTGACCAGAACATGAAGGCCAAGCTTTTTGAGACCGATAAGTTCCCAGAAGCTACCTTCAAGCTCACTGAGCCAGCTGATCTTTCCGCAGTGCCTGACGATGGCACCATGGGCACCGTGGAGCTCACCGGTGATTTGACCATCAAGGGTGAGACCAACGAGATCGTCCAGGAATTCGATGTTCTGCGCACTGGTGAGAATGTCGTTATCGGCGGCAACGTCCCGATCAACCGTCTCGACTACGGCGTGGAGTCTCCAGAACTCATCGCCGCTGAAATCGATGAACACGGCTACGTAGACATCCGCCTGTTCCTGGAGAAGAACTAA
- a CDS encoding RNA polymerase-binding protein RbpA translates to MADRVLRGSRMGAVSYETDRDHDLAPRQMVKYRTDDGEIYEVPFADDAEIPEEWMCKNGKLGHLVEGEGVESKPVKPPRTHWDMLCERRSMEELDELLEERIKSLRARRNAAARLLKEQKEEKEKK, encoded by the coding sequence ATGGCAGATCGCGTACTTCGGGGTAGCCGCATGGGCGCCGTCAGCTACGAGACTGACCGCGACCACGACCTCGCTCCTCGTCAGATGGTCAAGTACCGCACCGATGACGGCGAGATCTATGAGGTTCCGTTCGCTGACGACGCTGAAATTCCTGAGGAGTGGATGTGCAAGAACGGCAAGCTCGGTCACCTCGTCGAGGGCGAGGGCGTAGAGTCCAAGCCGGTCAAGCCGCCGCGTACCCACTGGGACATGCTGTGCGAGCGCCGTTCCATGGAGGAGCTGGATGAGCTTCTCGAGGAGCGTATTAAGAGCCTGCGTGCCCGCCGCAATGCTGCTGCTCGCCTGCTCAAGGAGCAAAAGGAAGAAAAGGAAAAGAAGTAA
- a CDS encoding polyprenol monophosphomannose synthase, with the protein MTAIDSSTLVIIPTYNEIENLPLITGRVREATPEVDILIVDDNSPDGTGDAADELAAKDEHLHVLHREGKGGLLGAYIAGFKWGLERDYEVLCEMDADGSHAPEQLHLLLEEIEDGADLVIGSRYVPGGETVNWPASREYLSRLGNVYISLALGAGLSDMTAGYRAFRRELLESIDFDELSDAGYIFQVDLAFRAVKDGYDVREVPITFTERTYGESKLDGSFVKDSLFEVTKWGVAHRAKQASDFAEDVSALVTRQARTLGLDEKINKGAKEAGQVFEDVKNLVTKQIKVLKDSKKK; encoded by the coding sequence GTGACCGCTATTGATTCTTCCACCCTGGTCATCATCCCGACCTACAACGAAATCGAGAACCTGCCGCTGATTACCGGTCGCGTGCGGGAAGCTACTCCTGAGGTCGACATCCTGATCGTCGACGACAACTCGCCAGACGGTACGGGTGACGCCGCCGACGAGCTGGCCGCTAAGGATGAGCACCTGCATGTCCTGCACCGTGAGGGCAAGGGTGGACTGCTCGGCGCCTACATCGCTGGTTTTAAGTGGGGCCTGGAGCGCGACTACGAAGTCCTGTGCGAGATGGACGCCGACGGCTCGCATGCCCCAGAGCAGCTGCACCTGCTGCTCGAAGAAATCGAAGACGGCGCTGACCTGGTCATTGGTTCCCGCTACGTACCAGGTGGCGAGACCGTCAACTGGCCGGCCTCGCGTGAGTACCTGTCTCGCCTGGGCAATGTCTACATCTCCCTGGCACTGGGTGCTGGCCTGTCCGACATGACCGCAGGCTACCGCGCATTCCGCCGCGAACTGCTGGAATCCATCGACTTCGATGAGCTTTCCGATGCCGGATACATCTTCCAGGTGGACCTGGCCTTCCGTGCTGTCAAGGACGGCTACGACGTCCGCGAGGTTCCGATTACCTTCACTGAGCGCACCTACGGCGAATCCAAGCTGGACGGCTCCTTCGTTAAGGACTCTCTGTTTGAGGTCACCAAGTGGGGCGTTGCCCACCGTGCTAAGCAGGCCAGCGACTTCGCTGAAGACGTCAGCGCCCTGGTCACCCGCCAGGCACGCACCCTGGGTCTAGACGAAAAGATCAACAAGGGTGCTAAGGAAGCCGGCCAGGTATTCGAAGACGTAAAGAACCTGGTCACCAAGCAGATCAAGGTGCTTAAGGACTCCAAGAAGAAGTAG
- the lnt gene encoding apolipoprotein N-acyltransferase gives MAGTRSRVVFFLRLILAAISGGITFLAVQPIGFWPAGIVGVGLLFAVLSPFGASTRGSAALRKREGAAYGFVHGLVLYLLMLPWIGELVGAFPYIALAFSLSLYAILTGIGGVLIARLRYGFILFPFFYLAVELLRSSAPFGGFSWVRLAWGQIDGPLANLAPWGGPALITVATVAMGCGLVGLASPTWRLRGTAVGMIVLPLVLGLVASTGINNDKHTTDTVRVAAIQGNVPRLGLDFAAQRRAVLENHVNVTKEAADKYPDLDLVFWPENSSDVNPFEDPLAGHLIQEAVDAVDAPLMVGTLTRDAMGSRNTMQVFYPGGEVGEHHHKKYLQPFGETMPMREFFSIFSEYVDRAGDFKPGNGPGVVDMGGVAVGVATCYEVSFDAAFRDSIKNGAQILATPTNNATFGFSDMTYQQLAMSRLRAMETDRAVVVPATSGVSAIVHPDGSVSQTTEIFEPGILVEDLPLRDNTTFAVRFGSLVQWVMVIIGLVSVLIAVRTSRSTTRSTQGTT, from the coding sequence ATGGCGGGGACAAGAAGTAGGGTCGTGTTCTTTCTTCGCTTGATTCTTGCCGCCATCTCCGGCGGCATTACTTTTTTGGCTGTCCAGCCCATCGGCTTCTGGCCGGCGGGCATCGTTGGCGTGGGCTTGCTCTTTGCGGTCTTAAGTCCCTTCGGTGCTTCCACGCGTGGAAGCGCTGCGCTCAGGAAAAGGGAAGGGGCCGCCTATGGCTTTGTCCATGGGTTGGTGCTCTACCTGCTCATGTTGCCGTGGATTGGTGAGCTCGTCGGTGCGTTTCCGTATATTGCGCTCGCGTTTAGCTTGTCGCTCTATGCCATCTTGACCGGTATCGGTGGCGTACTGATTGCGCGATTGCGCTATGGGTTTATTCTCTTCCCGTTCTTTTACCTCGCAGTCGAGTTGCTGCGATCTTCTGCTCCGTTTGGCGGCTTTTCTTGGGTACGCCTGGCGTGGGGACAGATTGATGGACCACTGGCAAACCTGGCACCCTGGGGTGGTCCTGCGCTGATTACTGTGGCCACCGTCGCGATGGGCTGTGGTCTCGTAGGCCTTGCTTCGCCGACGTGGCGTCTGCGGGGCACAGCTGTGGGCATGATTGTGCTGCCGTTGGTGTTGGGCCTGGTGGCAAGTACTGGCATCAACAATGACAAGCACACCACCGACACAGTGCGGGTGGCAGCCATTCAAGGCAACGTGCCTCGTCTGGGCTTAGACTTTGCCGCACAGCGTCGGGCAGTACTGGAAAACCACGTCAATGTCACTAAGGAAGCTGCCGACAAGTACCCGGATCTTGACCTGGTGTTCTGGCCGGAAAATTCTTCCGATGTGAATCCCTTTGAAGATCCACTAGCGGGCCACCTGATTCAGGAAGCAGTCGATGCTGTCGATGCACCGCTGATGGTGGGCACGCTGACCCGCGATGCGATGGGCTCGCGTAACACTATGCAGGTGTTTTATCCCGGTGGTGAGGTAGGCGAGCACCACCACAAGAAGTACTTGCAGCCTTTCGGTGAAACGATGCCGATGCGTGAGTTCTTCTCCATCTTCTCCGAATACGTTGACCGTGCTGGTGACTTCAAACCAGGTAACGGTCCAGGCGTCGTCGATATGGGTGGGGTAGCCGTCGGTGTGGCGACCTGTTACGAAGTCTCTTTCGATGCGGCGTTCCGCGACTCCATCAAGAACGGTGCGCAGATTCTTGCCACACCAACCAACAACGCGACCTTCGGTTTTTCCGATATGACCTATCAGCAGCTGGCGATGAGCCGCCTGCGCGCCATGGAAACTGACCGTGCCGTCGTCGTTCCGGCCACCTCAGGTGTGTCGGCGATTGTGCATCCTGATGGCTCAGTTAGCCAGACAACCGAGATTTTCGAGCCCGGAATTCTGGTCGAAGACCTGCCTTTGCGCGACAACACGACCTTCGCAGTGAGGTTTGGTTCCCTCGTGCAATGGGTGATGGTTATTATTGGATTAGTTTCCGTGCTTATTGCTGTGCGCACATCGCGAAGCACTACACGATCCACCCAAGGCACCACCTAA
- a CDS encoding FxsA family protein, producing MPLLLFFAYVFLETLAFFALAQWIGLGWTLALLFGAMLFGMAIASFEVRRIMNSRVTQGKDGVYYMETAGAGKAAGNIGLTLAGGVMLSVPGLVTTVLGALLIFPPTRAVFRVLLTASLFRKVEQFGTRMYEQSPMGQHTESYGNFGPAMGQQHPASGQSGTYQQDSPEVIDEAEFESELDEWSKNLRPEDFNDSGRTTDSTDNADNTGKTDNPGDSDNGGDKK from the coding sequence ATGCCACTACTGCTGTTTTTCGCCTACGTCTTCCTAGAAACACTTGCCTTTTTCGCCCTGGCCCAATGGATTGGCCTGGGATGGACTCTGGCATTGCTGTTTGGCGCCATGCTCTTCGGTATGGCCATTGCTAGCTTCGAGGTACGCCGCATCATGAATAGCCGCGTTACCCAGGGCAAAGACGGCGTGTACTACATGGAAACTGCCGGTGCCGGTAAGGCTGCGGGCAACATCGGCCTCACCTTGGCCGGTGGCGTCATGCTGTCGGTTCCTGGTCTCGTGACCACGGTGCTGGGCGCACTGCTGATTTTCCCGCCAACTCGTGCGGTATTCCGCGTGCTGCTCACCGCATCGCTGTTCCGCAAGGTCGAGCAGTTCGGCACCCGTATGTACGAGCAGTCACCGATGGGCCAGCACACCGAAAGCTACGGCAACTTCGGCCCGGCCATGGGGCAGCAGCACCCCGCTTCCGGACAGTCCGGTACCTACCAGCAGGATTCCCCGGAAGTCATCGATGAAGCAGAGTTTGAATCCGAGTTAGACGAGTGGTCGAAGAACCTGCGCCCTGAGGATTTCAATGACAGCGGACGCACCACCGATAGCACAGACAACGCAGACAACACGGGCAAGACCGACAACCCAGGCGATTCCGACAATGGCGGGGACAAGAAGTAG